From Scleropages formosus chromosome 25, fSclFor1.1, whole genome shotgun sequence, a single genomic window includes:
- the LOC108921764 gene encoding nuclear receptor-interacting protein 1-like encodes MTHGEEPGSETHQDSVVLTYLEGLLMHQVAGRPGSTVTQRPEAGRSSQEQSDRAVRGTPPTHDSSQQDRRVSLGTVPRHFKKARLLHSETLREPERQTACAPNGGLNGQAVVHRSGAPDSSTQGENTLLASLLQSFSSRLQGVAMAQPDLKQPDLQQPDSKKADPKQPDLKQQDLKQLDQKQQDGGVHESEWVNKEAAGQCRETASSRLKGLMRKSKTKNHSNVPYCRRSAQDSSTESPRAPQGSKQRTTVDSCAARLKAVASLSKVRSSPGSSPKPSVACSQLALLLSSEAHLQQYSREHALKAQLSSRLASERLAAMATQKTQDKPEPGVGQPEVTPHTASSLKAEQSMLPQPALDSSKRRPSPDPGQRRMANASLPFRVRRPFDRHGTRPSQTCSSLLLLLLNSHNTHKQNISNVHLEKDNGVLSSHRSPLLSDSEHSSHENGFTKDSSDAESSYSCCSPIDLSVRNRISDPALGSSSSSLDKLTESLISKWKPEASRPKVRDTEELKGSPDEKSPRKVTLVQLLQNHKSSGKLNKSPEDLSDFQQDTVPKVNSVSAGPFTPATCFEEARSESPSSALTGRTPQLLSSFSHGREANGTASPYALYTSSHVQSTPLDLCKSKSHLSESVPEPAFSASKLLQNLAQCGLQTASPSPPLNAPRPSKRSSSSHELQTEKPVTLLERLSAPVARNQSPVLEAPHGSNLPCLPELSPPISEIENLLERRTVLQLLLSNATSKEKLGGKSCKDTAASGSARPPDKSVTCDHISRPLPDIKIKAEPEEESLSREAEGVQRSQRESDRHSLALLPQRDVKSEPPPTDAFPKDGLLSQLLKQQPRNLHANMHSDVCIGPVKEERQEHHPLVVPKKRRICVELESQLNGQPSQACGGRDADPVPRAPEWHSVKKPASPRQVDPLINCLANDGRTFNVLKQLLLSDNCLRDPARSSGTASPPSLLGARHDLGSVQWHPSAPGLGPGDFKASPQGPHWACHPTPQDSPKTNHVPLKRASEGPVRWVVTEEQKSDSDSPRLTKSNPILYYMLQKGNTRVSRSVREQREAEPFEMRVKEEPLVNAKGRDHEQNSKDHSQSFDEKQGDNSGQLNGSL; translated from the coding sequence ATGACTCATGGGGAGGAGCCTGGCTCAGAGACACACCAGGATTCAGTTGTTTTAACATATCTGGAAGGTTTACTAATGCATCAGGTGGCAGGCAGGCCAGGTTCCACGGTCACGCAGAGACCCGAGGCCGGGCGCAGCAGCCAGGAGCAGAGCGACAGGGCGGTTCGGGGCACGCCACCCACTCATGACTCCAGTCAGCAGGACAGGAGAGTATCGCTGGGGACAGTCCCACGGCACTTCAAGAAGGCCCGTCTGCTTCATTCCGAGACCTTGAGAGAACCTGAAAGGCAGACGGCATGTGCCCCCAATGGAGGTCTGAATGGGCAGGCTGTCGTGCACCGCTCAGGGGCCCCGGACAGCTCCACTCAAGGGGAGAACACCTTGTTGGCATCCCTGTTGCAGTCCTTCAGCTCACGGCTGCAAGGTGTGGCTATGGCACAGCCAGACCTGAAGCAGCCAGATTTGCAGCAGCCAGACTCAAAGAAAGCAGATCCAAAGCAGCCGGATCTGAAGCAGCAGGACCTGAAGCAGTTAGACCAGAAGCAGCAGGATGGCGGAGTCCATGAgagtgaatgggtaaataaggaGGCGGCAGGCCAGTGCCGTGAAACTGCTTCCAGTCGTCTGAAGGGCCTTATgaggaaaagtaaaacaaagaaCCATAGCAATGTGCCTTACTGTCGGCGGAGTGCCCAAGACAGTAGCACTGAATCCCCACGAGCACCACAGGGCAGCAAACAGCGCACCACTGTGGACTCCTGTGCTGCACGGTTAAAAGCTGTGGCCAGCCTGTCCAAGGTTCGATCAAGCCCTGGGTCTTCACCCAAACCCAGTGTGGCTTGCAGTCAGCTTGCGCTGTTGCTCTCCAGTGAGGCTCACCTGCAACAATATTCCCGAGAGCATGCCTTGAAAGCACAACTCTCCAGCCGCCTGGCCAGTGAAAGACTTGCAGCCATGGCCACCCAGAAGACGCAGGATAAGCCTGAGCCTGGCGTGGGTCAACCTGAGGTGACCCCGCACACTGCGAGTTCCTTAAAAGCTGAACAAAGCATGCTGCCTCAGCCGGCACTGGACTCGAGTAAACGGAGACCTTCGCCAGATCCAGGACAGCGTAGGATGGCCAACGCTTCTCTTCCGTTCAGGGTGAGACGGCCGTTTGACCGACACGGCACAAGGCCCTCTCAGACATGCAGTAGCTTGCTTCTGCTTCTCCTGAACAGCCACAACACACATAAGCAAAACATTAGCAATGTTCATCTGGAAAAGGATAACGGGGTCCTTTCAAGCCACAGATCACCACTGCTATCTGACAGCGAGCACTCGAGCCATGAGAACGGCTTCACCAAAGACAGCAGCGATGCGGAAAGCTCCTATTCCTGCTGCTCTCCCATTGACTTGTCCGTCAGGAATAGGATCAGCGACCCTGCGCTCGGCtcgtcctcttcctctctgGACAAACTCACTGAGTCTTTGATAAGCAAGTGGAAACCAGAGGCTTCGAGGCCAAAGGTCAGAGATACAGAAGAACTGAAAGGCAGCCCTGATGAAAAATCTCCTCGAAAGGTTACGCTTGTGCAGTTATTGCAGAATCATAAGAGCAGTGGGAAGCTAAACAAATCCCCCGAGGATCTTTCAGACTTTCAACAGGATACAGTCCCTAAAGTCAACagtgtatctgcaggaccattTACACCAGCAACGTGTTTTGAGGAGGCCAGGTCTGAAAGCCCTAGCAGTGCCCTTACCGGTAGAACTCCGCAGCTCTTGTCCTCCTTCTCCCACGGGAGGGAAGCAAATGGCACCGCATCTCCATACGCCTTGTACACTTCCTCTCATGTCCAATCCACCCCCTTGGATTTATGTAAGTCCAAATCCCACTTGAGCGAAAGTGTCCCAGAGCCTGCTTTTAGTGCCAGTAAACTACTGCAAAATTTAGCACAGTGTGGATTACAGACAGCTTCCCCTTCGCCTCCACTCAATGCCCCTCGGCCTAGCAAACGCTCCTCTAGCAGTCACGAACTTCAAACAGAAAAGCCTGTGACTTTGCTGGAGAGATTAAGTGCTCCGGTAGCACGGAATCAGTCCCCTGTGTTGGAGGCTCCCCACGGGAGTAATCTGCCTTGTTTGCCAGAGCTGTCCCCTCCCATTTCAGAGATTGAGAATCTTCTGGAGAGACGGACGGTTTTGCAGCTTCTGCTCAGCAATGCCACCAGCAAAGAAAAGTTGGGTGGCAAAAGCTGCAAAGATACGGCTGCAAGCGGATCTGCAAGGCCTCCTGACAAGTCTGTGACCTGTGACCACATCAGCAGACCTTTGCCGGATATAAAGATCAAGGCTGAACCAGAAGAGGAAAGCTTGTCTCGTGAAGCCGAAGGAGTTCAGAGGTCCCAACGCGAGAGTGACAGGCACAGCCTTGCCTTGCTTCCTCAGCGTGACGTCAAGTCGGAGCCCCCGCCTACAGACGCTTTCCCTAAAGATGGTCTTCTCAGTCAGCTTCTGAAACAGCAACCAAGGAACTTGCATGCAAACATGCATAGTGATGTGTGCATAGGGCCTGTGAAGGAGGAGCGGCAGGAGCACCATCCGCTGGTTGTGCCAAAGAAGAGGAGAATCTGCGTTGAGTTGGAGAGCCAGCTGAACGGCCAGCCGTCTCAGGCATGCGGAGGTAGAGATGCTGACCCTGTGCCCAGGGCACCAGAGTGGCACAGCGTCAAAAAGCCAGCAAGCCCACGTCAGGTCGACCCTCTGATCAACTGCCTCGCGAACGACGGTCGGACCTTCAATGTGTTGAAACAGCTCCTGCTCTCCGACAACTGCTTGAGAGATCCGGCTCGGTCCAGTGGCACCGCTAGCCCTCCATCGCTGTTGGGTGCTCGCCACGATCTGGGCAGTGTGCAGTGGCATCCGAGTGCTCCGGGGCTGGGACCAGGAGACTTCAAAGCATCCCCCCAGGGTCCCCACTGGGCTTGCCATCCCACACCTCAGGACTCTCCTAAAACGAACCACGTTCCGCTAAAACGAGCAAGTGAGGGTCCCGTCAGGTGGGTGGTCACGGAGGAGCAGAAAAGTGACTCTGACTCCCCGAGACTGACCAAGTCCAACCCGATCCTTTACTACATGCTGCAGAAGGGCAACACTCGGGTCAGCAGGAGTGTACGAGAGCAGAGGGAAGCGGAGCCTTTTGAAATGAGGGTGAAAGAGGAACCCCTAGTCAATGCCAAGGGTCGTGACCATGAACAGAACTCAAAAGATCACTCGCAATCATTTGATGAGAAACAGGGCGATAACAGCGGCCAACTGAATGGGTCCCTGTAG